A region from the Rheinheimera mangrovi genome encodes:
- a CDS encoding lytic murein transglycosylase, with translation MKLTQIAVIVVSGLLLSCTSTVSGKAQATSETVKTVAAKPQPQNVAPALPAPAAVTKGSFEQYAAALKQEALQKGYSNALVNDVFASLTHYQSAVVADKKQPEFTETLDTYLPKRISKQRISLARKYYKEHQQELETIGQKYGVQPRFIVALWGLESSFGKFMGNYSVPSALATMAYDGRREAFFKSEFFLALDILQQGHVNLADMKGSWAGAMGQSQFMPSAFMSYAQDGDGDGHINIWQSRTDAFASIANYLKTRGWDNSQTWGREVKVPKNFDFSYVIPKGSKDRTQWLQWWAKSERSLAAWQTLGVRTIEGKALPKRDIKAALVMPDDEHGRVYLAYSNYQTLMHWNRSYYFVTSVGYLADLIVAED, from the coding sequence ATGAAGTTGACTCAAATCGCAGTCATTGTGGTCAGTGGCTTATTGTTGTCCTGTACCAGCACTGTGTCTGGCAAGGCGCAGGCGACCAGTGAAACGGTGAAAACTGTAGCTGCGAAGCCGCAACCGCAAAACGTTGCTCCGGCCTTGCCTGCGCCAGCTGCTGTGACTAAAGGCAGTTTTGAACAATACGCCGCTGCGTTAAAGCAGGAAGCCTTACAAAAGGGTTATTCCAATGCGCTGGTTAATGACGTATTCGCCAGTTTAACGCATTATCAGTCTGCTGTAGTGGCCGATAAAAAACAGCCTGAATTCACTGAGACGTTAGATACTTATTTACCAAAACGGATCAGTAAACAGCGTATTTCTCTTGCCCGTAAATACTACAAAGAGCATCAACAGGAACTGGAAACCATAGGCCAGAAATATGGTGTACAGCCGCGTTTTATTGTTGCCTTGTGGGGGCTGGAAAGTAGCTTCGGTAAGTTTATGGGCAACTACTCAGTGCCTTCGGCTCTAGCCACTATGGCTTATGACGGCCGTCGTGAAGCCTTTTTTAAATCGGAATTTTTTCTGGCGCTGGATATTTTGCAACAAGGCCATGTCAACTTAGCAGACATGAAAGGCTCATGGGCCGGTGCTATGGGCCAAAGCCAGTTTATGCCAAGTGCTTTTATGTCCTACGCTCAGGATGGTGACGGCGATGGTCATATCAATATCTGGCAAAGCCGCACCGATGCCTTTGCTTCTATTGCCAATTATTTAAAAACCCGGGGCTGGGACAATAGCCAAACCTGGGGCAGGGAAGTAAAAGTTCCTAAAAACTTTGATTTCTCTTACGTGATCCCAAAAGGCAGCAAAGACAGAACTCAGTGGCTGCAGTGGTGGGCTAAATCTGAACGTTCTTTAGCTGCATGGCAAACTTTAGGGGTTCGCACCATTGAAGGTAAAGCATTGCCCAAACGAGATATCAAAGCTGCATTGGTGATGCCGGATGATGAACACGGCAGGGTTTATCTGGCGTACAGCAACTACCAAACGCTGATGCACTGGAACCGCTCTTATTATTTTGTCACCAGCGTAGGTTATCTTGCAGATTTAATAGTGGCTGAGGATTAA